The proteins below come from a single Methyloprofundus sedimenti genomic window:
- a CDS encoding Lcl C-terminal domain-containing protein, producing MKKGLILISVLAALFSNPLLADQISGGPRVSLDSGQFIVPCVEVDDPGNKFDGKYFDVKLVQNGTFYELIYVKEEDSEVCKQLIAASLNADEDTSDIEGNLGSTDTQATYKIGDTGPAGGIVFYVTDGGLHGLEAAPSDQETTQWGCDLVTTGATGFAVETGADNTSKILRDCSTPGIAARLAGNYVLNNYIDWFLPSIDELNELYLHKDIVGGFANAYYWSSTEDYSAYAWYQDFGDGNLNNFSKNFPLRVRAIRAF from the coding sequence ATGAAGAAAGGTTTAATTTTAATTTCTGTTTTGGCGGCTTTGTTTTCAAATCCACTGCTTGCGGATCAAATATCAGGTGGACCCAGGGTTAGCCTGGATTCAGGCCAGTTTATTGTACCTTGTGTTGAGGTGGATGATCCTGGAAATAAATTCGATGGAAAATATTTTGATGTTAAATTGGTTCAAAACGGAACTTTTTATGAATTGATTTATGTTAAAGAAGAGGATTCTGAGGTTTGTAAACAATTGATAGCGGCCTCGTTGAATGCCGATGAAGATACTTCTGATATTGAGGGTAATCTAGGTAGTACTGATACACAAGCCACCTACAAAATTGGTGATACCGGTCCTGCAGGAGGAATTGTTTTTTATGTTACGGATGGTGGGTTACACGGTTTAGAGGCTGCGCCAAGTGACCAAGAAACAACGCAATGGGGCTGTGATTTGGTAACGACCGGAGCAACAGGTTTCGCTGTTGAAACTGGAGCGGACAATACTTCAAAAATTTTGAGGGATTGCTCCACCCCAGGAATAGCAGCTCGTCTAGCCGGAAATTATGTGTTAAATAACTACATTGACTGGTTTTTGCCGTCTATTGATGAGTTAAACGAATTGTATTTACATAAAGACATTGTCGGTGGTTTTGCTAATGCTTACTACTGGAGCTCTACGGAGGACTATAGCGCCTACGCGTGGTACCAGGATTTCGGCGATGGCAACCTGAACAACTTCAGTAAGAACTTCCCGCTCAGAGTGCGTGCCATTCGGGCTTTTTAA
- the ltrA gene encoding group II intron reverse transcriptase/maturase: MNEHDLLIEEPRLFDQLCSTLYLGVAFKQVKKNKGKPGIDGITIADFETRLDEELSQLQEELANWTYQPSPVRRVEIAKPGGKGVRLLGIPTVRDRVVQTTLKLLLEPVFDPHFSPHSYGFRPGRSQHEAVQAAQQIVNSGKPYVVDIDLSKFFDRIHHDRLIARMGEKISDKRILRLVGNMLRSGVMINGIVNPSKEGAMQGGSLSPLLSNIVLDELDQELEKRGLEFCRYADDCNIFVKSQKAADRVMEKVSQFIEKKLKLKVNQEKSQVAKSDAVKFLGFTVVKGTIAIAHKALQTAMSEIEELTPRGTHQTLDTSLDEINQWYVGWSNYYSLTYYPSQLNKIEAHIRRRLRSRIVDQQKRKQHLYRKLVKRGVPRKQASKAVFSNNKRWQLSNARAVTRAYPNSWFINLKGQEIRSDRKLEHWFEVSQWIRLA; the protein is encoded by the coding sequence ATGAACGAACACGACCTATTAATAGAGGAACCCAGACTTTTCGACCAGTTATGCTCAACCTTATACTTGGGCGTCGCTTTTAAACAGGTAAAGAAAAACAAAGGTAAACCCGGCATAGACGGAATAACCATTGCAGACTTTGAAACTCGTTTAGACGAAGAGCTAAGTCAGTTGCAAGAGGAACTCGCAAACTGGACTTATCAACCCTCGCCAGTCCGTCGAGTAGAAATAGCCAAGCCGGGAGGCAAAGGTGTACGACTACTCGGCATACCGACGGTACGGGATCGAGTGGTACAAACAACATTAAAGCTACTGCTGGAACCGGTCTTTGATCCGCATTTTTCACCGCACAGCTATGGATTTCGCCCAGGGCGAAGCCAGCACGAAGCGGTACAAGCGGCACAACAGATAGTGAACAGTGGCAAGCCCTACGTGGTGGATATAGATCTATCCAAGTTTTTTGATAGAATCCATCACGACAGGCTGATAGCCCGAATGGGCGAGAAAATATCCGACAAACGGATACTTCGCCTAGTCGGAAACATGTTGCGTAGCGGCGTCATGATCAATGGCATCGTCAACCCCAGCAAGGAAGGCGCAATGCAAGGGGGCTCACTCAGTCCCTTGCTGAGCAATATCGTTCTGGATGAACTGGATCAGGAATTGGAAAAACGTGGACTGGAATTTTGCAGGTACGCGGACGACTGTAATATCTTCGTAAAATCGCAAAAAGCGGCAGATCGAGTGATGGAAAAAGTCAGCCAATTCATCGAAAAGAAGCTGAAACTGAAAGTGAATCAGGAGAAAAGCCAGGTGGCTAAATCCGATGCGGTAAAGTTTTTAGGTTTTACCGTGGTTAAGGGGACAATTGCCATTGCGCATAAAGCCCTGCAAACAGCCATGAGTGAAATCGAAGAACTGACACCGCGAGGTACACATCAGACTCTGGATACATCACTGGACGAGATCAATCAATGGTATGTGGGCTGGTCAAATTACTACAGTTTGACTTACTACCCCTCACAATTGAATAAAATCGAAGCCCATATCAGGCGACGACTACGATCACGAATAGTCGATCAACAAAAGAGAAAACAGCATCTATATCGAAAACTGGTCAAACGGGGCGTACCACGAAAACAAGCATCAAAAGCCGTCTTTTCAAACAACAAACGGTGGCAACTCTCCAATGCGCGAGCAGTGACGAGGGCTTATCCGAACAGTTGGTTTATAAATCTGAAAGGGCAGGAAATACGATCCGACCGAAAGTTAGAGCATTGGTTTGAAGTTTCTCAATGGATACGTCTTGCGTGA
- a CDS encoding IS66 family transposase, translated as MNSPKPELPEINKEDRTPLVDVLLEMLAWQQKQIDELAQEILKLKGETTKPKIKPSTMDKEGAPGSDDSSSKRKKGPRRSKKGNLKIDETQIIQPDEIPEGSRFKGYQDRVIQDITFQTHNIRYRLAEYITPEGLTILGQLPEDIQGGSFGKSLIAFILYQYHHQHVTQPLLLEQIRDLGVDISSGKLSYILTEDLDDFHAEKDELLKTGLSVSKYIHTDDTGARHKGQNGYCTHIGNDFFAWFSSTESKSRINFLNCLSQGKTTLYTLNTGAIEYMAQNKLSVVILATLENISVCINTAPDWCEWLDQQGIVKPRHRKIVTEGALMGGLLDQGISSDFSIISDDAGQFNVFDHALCWIHAERVINRLIPLNDSHTKAVDDARDQLWSIYHDLKAYKLNPVTEQASSIRQRFQILCSTKTCYETLNQALGRMGKNQHELLRVLDKPYLPLHNNLSERDIRDYVKKRKISGSTRSDAGRKARDTFASLKKTCRKHGMSFWGYLKSRLLKLEGIPPLSEVIRAAAASG; from the coding sequence ATGAACTCGCCTAAACCTGAATTACCAGAGATAAACAAAGAAGATCGCACACCGCTAGTCGATGTGTTATTGGAAATGCTTGCCTGGCAACAAAAGCAGATTGATGAGTTAGCACAAGAGATACTCAAGCTTAAAGGCGAAACCACAAAGCCTAAAATCAAACCGAGTACAATGGATAAGGAGGGTGCCCCAGGAAGTGATGACTCCTCATCAAAAAGGAAAAAAGGCCCAAGGCGCAGTAAAAAAGGCAACCTCAAAATAGATGAAACCCAAATTATTCAGCCGGATGAAATCCCAGAGGGTTCACGCTTTAAAGGGTATCAGGATCGTGTTATTCAGGATATTACCTTTCAAACTCATAACATTCGTTATCGTTTAGCAGAATATATAACGCCAGAGGGTCTTACGATTTTAGGTCAGCTTCCCGAAGACATTCAGGGAGGTAGTTTTGGTAAAAGCCTTATTGCCTTTATTCTCTATCAATACCATCACCAACATGTCACACAGCCATTACTACTGGAACAAATTCGTGATTTAGGCGTCGATATTTCGAGCGGTAAGCTCAGTTATATACTAACAGAAGATCTGGACGATTTTCATGCCGAAAAAGATGAATTACTGAAGACGGGATTATCCGTTTCTAAATATATTCATACAGATGATACTGGCGCACGGCATAAAGGGCAAAATGGCTATTGCACACATATTGGCAATGATTTTTTTGCCTGGTTCAGTAGTACAGAAAGTAAAAGCAGAATCAATTTTTTAAACTGTCTATCACAAGGCAAAACAACGCTTTATACATTGAACACAGGTGCCATTGAATACATGGCACAAAATAAGCTGTCTGTTGTAATCTTGGCGACACTGGAAAATATCAGTGTCTGCATTAACACGGCACCTGACTGGTGCGAATGGCTGGATCAGCAAGGCATCGTTAAACCTCGGCACAGAAAAATAGTCACGGAAGGTGCTTTGATGGGAGGGCTGCTAGACCAAGGCATTTCCTCTGACTTTTCAATTATCAGTGATGATGCAGGGCAGTTTAACGTCTTTGATCATGCCTTGTGCTGGATCCATGCCGAACGAGTGATTAATCGCCTGATTCCTTTAAATGACAGCCATACCAAGGCAGTAGATGACGCACGCGACCAGCTTTGGTCGATTTACCATGACCTGAAAGCTTATAAACTTAATCCTGTTACCGAACAGGCGAGCAGTATCAGGCAGCGCTTTCAAATCCTATGCAGTACCAAAACCTGTTACGAAACGCTTAACCAGGCCCTCGGGCGAATGGGGAAAAATCAACATGAACTCCTCCGTGTACTCGACAAACCCTACCTCCCACTTCATAACAATTTAAGCGAACGGGATATAAGGGATTACGTCAAGAAACGAAAAATCAGCGGGAGTACACGAAGTGATGCAGGGCGGAAAGCCCGTGATACTTTTGCCAGTCTCAAGAAGACCTGCCGAAAGCACGGCATGTCATTTTGGGGTTATTTAAAAAGTCGCTTACTGAAGTTAGAAGGGATTCCTCCGTTATCGGAAGTCATTCGTGCGGCCGCTGCCAGTGGATAA
- a CDS encoding lipase family protein — translation MTSKVATAISPAEAECPNSSSLPANSFDLIQTAYLFKTTVSDTGGLTGISRKQADFAYAALTNGNINQPYLFFDNKGEQHSAVASGLIKTLGSKLIGGDWKPAWGPGVYEFPISLFETDNTAFVVYSASQDTYILAIAGTNATAGLDWLVEDFQVGPEFLVKWPMPVDHKPVTVPLKQIVKTDPMISKGTADGVFYLLNRLVPSQYAPNKDLSLQEFLAQLKQSEAGSTKLIVTGHSLGGALAPTLANWAQDMLSASNPEWAGHVFALPTAGPTPGNAAYASLWDAKFPQCSVPVNAGNSNFSLSTGSGRTNDFR, via the coding sequence GTGACTTCGAAAGTTGCAACTGCCATATCTCCAGCAGAAGCAGAATGTCCAAATTCCAGCTCCTTGCCAGCAAACAGTTTTGATTTGATTCAAACTGCATATTTATTTAAAACAACGGTCAGTGACACTGGAGGGTTAACTGGCATCTCACGGAAACAGGCCGACTTTGCATATGCCGCACTTACCAATGGCAATATAAACCAACCCTACCTGTTTTTTGACAACAAGGGTGAGCAGCACAGTGCCGTGGCCTCTGGTCTAATCAAGACACTTGGTTCAAAGCTAATTGGCGGAGACTGGAAACCAGCCTGGGGGCCAGGTGTTTATGAATTCCCCATCAGTTTGTTTGAAACGGATAATACCGCTTTTGTAGTCTACAGCGCTTCTCAGGACACATACATTTTAGCCATTGCTGGCACCAATGCGACTGCCGGTCTGGATTGGCTGGTTGAAGACTTTCAGGTTGGGCCAGAATTTCTGGTCAAATGGCCAATGCCTGTAGATCATAAACCTGTGACCGTTCCCCTTAAGCAAATAGTCAAAACTGATCCGATGATCTCAAAAGGTACAGCTGATGGTGTATTTTATCTGTTAAACAGATTAGTGCCATCTCAATATGCACCGAATAAAGACCTTTCGCTTCAAGAATTTTTGGCGCAGTTAAAGCAGAGTGAAGCTGGCAGCACTAAACTGATTGTTACGGGACACAGTTTAGGTGGTGCCCTTGCTCCAACTCTTGCAAACTGGGCGCAAGATATGCTCAGTGCGAGTAATCCAGAATGGGCAGGACATGTTTTTGCGCTGCCAACTGCAGGTCCTACGCCAGGCAATGCAGCTTATGCCAGTCTTTGGGATGCCAAATTTCCACAATGTTCCGTACCCGTTAATGCTGGAAATAGTAACTTCTCATTATCCACTGGCAGCGGCCGCACGAATGACTTCCGATAA
- a CDS encoding IS30 family transposase, with protein sequence MLVAGKFVDKKSETFMHLLYEFRFEQINPKHIKTFTVDNGSEFAQFKDLEKATASLVYFAGPYSPWQRGLNENTNGLLRRYFPKGCNFHEISDSLI encoded by the coding sequence ATTTTAGTAGCAGGAAAGTTTGTAGACAAAAAATCAGAAACGTTTATGCACTTATTATACGAATTCAGGTTTGAACAAATAAACCCAAAACATATTAAAACGTTTACCGTTGATAATGGCAGTGAATTTGCTCAGTTTAAAGACTTAGAAAAAGCCACAGCAAGCCTGGTGTATTTTGCGGGTCCCTACAGCCCTTGGCAGCGTGGATTAAATGAAAATACCAATGGTCTATTGAGAAGATATTTTCCAAAGGGATGTAATTTTCATGAGATTAGTGATAGTCTCATCTAA